In Myxococcaceae bacterium JPH2, the following are encoded in one genomic region:
- a CDS encoding FHA domain-containing protein: MATLVVRHPDGSETEHALTGELKIGRQEGNDLLLTEGGVSRNHARVFEDGGSVFIEDLKSANGTYVDGERIEEATPLSPQSKVVLGDYELQLKAAARGTSGARKAVKPTSSPGGVPLGTGEARATRAMPSLQQKKAAGPAPGAAIAKRPARPAAGSGAGAPTAATGPMLRGMTGPWAGKTFNIGAKLLVGRQPPAGVVLEDDSVSRRHAELERAGPVVRVRDLGSANGTLLNGEVLGTEPIELQAGDVLQFGVVEMTFEAPEALDAPVRRAGATPSRSGRGAPEEASPGRGKLIMAVMGVVGLLVVGAVAKAALSASNGETPIERKGPSAPTDPAAQLQDLLSECRSFASAEQGAPNWVRAEETCTKALDLDPINPEGNTLIRRIKLEREASDNFAAGVKALERLKEKDAIDAFKKIPKESEYFRRAKSKAKDASEQYSKRSLDDCKRYLNNSQWEVAVPRCDEYLQLWCSAQNQEDLTPPLGFTLRLEGKLRRNEWRPKDALLVRFLVARAKVSPKAEPWKCSKDIIFTDDDRAPDPAAEVRQWINKKYVNKFMQAAMVDYWYGRGSEALATLQKLRSNFEASQFHAETDLLLKDMGNVDQLFKVGESALTAEDPEKAAGFFREALETDTRLMANMAESHPSFYRKNILQDMATKAYARGKHWADREDKRKACRIWKLGFEFYRGSTDLNKAVAFCSGQASQALSGAGGCSDLAVVEDYAVPGDGVAEQLAGKKQEWKCH; the protein is encoded by the coding sequence ATGGCTACCCTGGTCGTCCGTCACCCTGATGGCAGCGAGACTGAACATGCCCTCACTGGCGAGCTGAAGATTGGCCGCCAGGAAGGCAATGACCTGCTCCTCACCGAGGGCGGCGTGTCGCGCAATCACGCGCGCGTCTTCGAGGACGGGGGCAGCGTCTTCATCGAAGACCTCAAGAGCGCCAACGGCACCTACGTTGATGGGGAGCGCATCGAGGAGGCCACGCCGCTCTCGCCGCAGTCGAAGGTGGTGCTGGGCGACTACGAGCTTCAGCTCAAGGCCGCGGCCCGAGGCACGTCGGGGGCGCGCAAGGCGGTGAAGCCGACGTCCTCGCCCGGCGGGGTGCCGCTGGGGACGGGTGAAGCCCGTGCCACGCGCGCCATGCCGAGCCTGCAGCAGAAGAAGGCCGCGGGGCCCGCGCCTGGCGCGGCGATCGCCAAGCGTCCCGCGCGTCCCGCCGCTGGCAGCGGAGCCGGGGCCCCCACCGCGGCCACGGGCCCCATGTTGCGCGGCATGACGGGGCCGTGGGCGGGCAAGACTTTCAACATCGGCGCCAAGCTGCTCGTCGGGCGGCAGCCTCCCGCGGGCGTCGTCCTCGAGGACGACTCGGTGAGCCGGCGCCACGCGGAGCTGGAGCGCGCGGGCCCCGTGGTGCGCGTGCGCGACCTGGGCAGCGCCAACGGCACGCTCCTCAACGGCGAGGTGCTGGGCACCGAGCCCATCGAGCTGCAGGCCGGGGACGTCCTCCAGTTCGGCGTGGTGGAGATGACGTTCGAGGCCCCGGAGGCGCTCGATGCGCCCGTGCGTCGCGCGGGCGCCACGCCCTCGCGCTCGGGGCGCGGAGCCCCCGAGGAGGCTTCCCCGGGGCGGGGCAAGCTCATCATGGCCGTGATGGGCGTGGTGGGCCTGCTCGTGGTGGGCGCGGTGGCCAAGGCGGCGCTCAGCGCCTCGAACGGCGAGACGCCCATCGAGCGCAAGGGGCCGTCGGCGCCGACGGATCCCGCCGCTCAGCTTCAAGACCTGCTCAGCGAGTGCCGCTCCTTCGCATCCGCCGAGCAGGGCGCGCCGAACTGGGTGCGCGCCGAAGAGACGTGCACCAAGGCCCTGGACCTGGACCCCATCAACCCCGAGGGCAACACGCTCATCCGCCGCATCAAGCTGGAGCGCGAGGCCTCGGACAACTTCGCGGCGGGCGTGAAGGCGCTGGAGCGTCTGAAGGAGAAGGACGCGATCGACGCCTTCAAGAAGATTCCGAAGGAGAGCGAGTACTTCCGCCGCGCCAAGTCCAAGGCCAAGGACGCCTCGGAGCAGTACTCCAAGCGCTCCCTGGACGACTGCAAGCGCTACCTCAACAACTCCCAGTGGGAAGTGGCCGTGCCCCGGTGCGACGAGTACCTCCAGCTCTGGTGCTCGGCGCAGAACCAGGAGGACCTGACGCCGCCCTTGGGCTTCACGTTGAGGTTGGAGGGCAAGCTGCGCCGCAACGAGTGGCGGCCGAAGGATGCGCTCCTCGTGCGCTTCCTGGTCGCGCGCGCCAAGGTGAGTCCGAAGGCGGAGCCCTGGAAGTGCAGCAAGGACATCATCTTCACGGATGACGACCGGGCGCCGGATCCCGCCGCGGAAGTGCGGCAGTGGATCAACAAGAAGTACGTCAACAAGTTCATGCAGGCCGCGATGGTGGACTACTGGTACGGCCGCGGGAGCGAGGCGCTCGCGACGCTCCAGAAGCTGCGGTCGAACTTCGAGGCTTCCCAGTTCCACGCCGAGACGGATCTGCTGCTCAAGGACATGGGCAACGTGGATCAGCTCTTCAAGGTGGGCGAGAGCGCGTTGACGGCCGAGGACCCGGAGAAGGCCGCGGGCTTCTTCCGCGAGGCGCTGGAGACGGACACGCGCCTCATGGCCAACATGGCGGAGAGCCACCCGTCGTTCTACCGGAAGAACATCCTCCAGGACATGGCCACCAAGGCGTACGCCCGTGGCAAGCACTGGGCGGATCGCGAGGACAAGCGCAAGGCCTGCCGCATCTGGAAGCTCGGCTTCGAGTTCTACCGAGGCAGCACCGACCTCAACAAGGCGGTGGCCTTCTGCTCGGGGCAGGCGTCGCAGGCGCTCTCCGGAGCGGGGGGATGCTCGGACCTCGCGGTGGTGGAGGACTACGCGGTGCCGGGAGACGGTGTCGCGGAGCAGCTGGCGGGGAAGAAGCAGGAGTGGAAGTGCCACTAG
- a CDS encoding FHA domain-containing protein, translating into MIDQNSRPARKVGIADHLWETYEDMAQQMGSDRDALINQALFMFARLNGFIEARGRGEASAAVAPAPAASRPAAAPPPSRPASPPVLAPAPAPRLEPTPQPAPAARPPPRLAEERASANNGLDNDPARREVAERVLETAAELERLIKGKNEPPPPNDDMVEDEEPLPDNEDPGMEDMPDEPAEPEPEEEESADELAEEEGAALYLVTESGDEEQIVKERFVIGRGKHCDFVINSGKVSREHAVITNDGGEFFIEDLGSSNGTWFNKNRIKRRKIEDGDEYFICSEKIRLLVR; encoded by the coding sequence ATGATCGATCAGAACTCCCGCCCTGCCCGCAAGGTCGGCATCGCCGACCACCTGTGGGAGACGTACGAAGACATGGCCCAGCAGATGGGCTCCGATCGTGACGCGCTCATCAATCAGGCGCTGTTCATGTTCGCCCGGCTGAATGGGTTCATCGAGGCGAGAGGCCGGGGAGAGGCCTCCGCCGCCGTGGCTCCCGCGCCGGCTGCTTCGCGTCCCGCCGCCGCCCCCCCGCCGTCCCGCCCCGCGTCTCCGCCGGTGCTCGCGCCCGCGCCGGCGCCCCGCCTGGAGCCGACCCCGCAGCCTGCCCCTGCCGCACGCCCTCCGCCGCGCCTCGCCGAGGAGCGCGCCTCCGCCAACAACGGGCTCGACAACGACCCGGCGCGTCGCGAGGTCGCGGAGCGCGTGTTGGAGACGGCCGCGGAGCTGGAGCGGCTCATCAAGGGGAAGAACGAGCCGCCTCCTCCCAACGACGACATGGTCGAGGACGAGGAGCCCCTGCCGGACAACGAGGACCCGGGCATGGAGGATATGCCCGACGAGCCCGCGGAGCCCGAGCCGGAGGAAGAGGAGAGCGCCGACGAACTCGCCGAGGAGGAGGGCGCGGCCCTCTACCTGGTGACCGAGTCCGGGGACGAGGAGCAGATCGTCAAGGAGCGCTTCGTCATCGGCCGCGGCAAGCACTGCGACTTCGTCATCAACTCGGGCAAGGTGTCGCGCGAGCACGCTGTCATCACGAATGACGGCGGCGAGTTCTTCATCGAGGACCTGGGTTCGTCCAACGGCACGTGGTTCAACAAGAACCGCATCAAGCGCCGGAAGATTGAAGACGGGGACGAGTACTTCATCTGCAGTGAGAAGATTCGCCTCCTGGTCCGGTGA
- the polA gene encoding DNA polymerase I, with protein sequence MADTSPQRPARTLVLIDASGFIFRAYHAIPPLSTSKGVPTNAVLGFTRMLLKALRELPHSHVAIAFDKDSRVERQKIDPTYKANREATPPDLLPQFEHIRRVVDVLNLRVVEASGWEADDVIGTLARRGREAGFDIKVVTGDKDFVQIVQDGVRLFDPMNDRTTDTAAVKERLGIEPRQMRDYLALIGDAVDNVAKVPGIGPKTATELLTQFGDVETLLSRLDEVKKPKIREALASHRESLLRARQLVTFNTELALDVALEDLVWREPDAKRARDLFTELEFFALLRDLPQEEAPEVAPLVTTTTFVTTEDEVKALADAVRAAGDVTLVPAFEGMPFAASLVGLGVALPEGPTRYVPLRHQQLGVAQLRPEAFVSAMKPVLEDAAIKKGGHDLKALTLLLASEGIALSGGQDDVELLSYLLNPSRREHALADLARERLRAELPALPAVTEGRKGRALADHAPEEVGAAYAVRADAARRLAPELWRELEAANLASLARTMELPLLPILAKMERRGVRLDVPELSLISTRVDAEVTAREKACHVAAGHEFNVGSNPQLAQVLYEEKKLPILKRGKTGPSTDQEVLEKLADEHGSELARAIIEYRSLSKLKSTYLDTLPSLVARDGRIHTTYHQAATATGRLSSSDPNLQNIPVRTEVGREIRRAFVAEPGHQLVSADYSQVELRLLAHIAEDPVLIEAFLHDEDIHSRTAAEVFGVTPAQVDREQRRVAKMVNFGIAYGLSPHGLSTRLGISQESARDVIERYFTRYAGIRRYLLETVEKARKVGYVETLYGRRRLMGDLHSKNRGVAQAAERAAINMPIQGTAADLMKMAMLAVEDALRKEGLRTTLLLQVHDELLFEAPDAEVEAVKALAARCMSSVAQLKVPLKVDVGAGRSWADAH encoded by the coding sequence ATGGCCGACACCAGCCCCCAGCGTCCCGCGCGCACCCTGGTCCTCATCGATGCCTCCGGCTTCATCTTCCGCGCGTACCACGCGATCCCCCCGCTCTCGACGAGCAAGGGGGTGCCGACCAACGCGGTGCTCGGCTTCACGCGCATGCTGCTCAAGGCGCTGCGCGAGCTGCCGCACTCGCACGTGGCCATCGCTTTCGACAAAGACAGCCGCGTCGAGCGCCAGAAGATAGACCCGACGTACAAGGCCAACCGCGAGGCCACGCCGCCGGACCTGCTGCCCCAGTTCGAGCACATCCGCCGCGTGGTGGACGTGCTCAATCTGCGCGTGGTGGAGGCCTCCGGGTGGGAGGCGGACGACGTCATCGGGACGCTCGCGCGCCGAGGCCGCGAGGCGGGCTTCGACATCAAGGTCGTCACCGGTGACAAGGACTTCGTCCAGATTGTCCAGGACGGGGTCCGCCTGTTCGATCCGATGAACGACCGGACCACGGACACCGCCGCGGTGAAGGAGCGCCTGGGCATCGAGCCGCGCCAGATGCGCGACTATCTGGCCCTCATTGGCGACGCGGTGGACAACGTGGCCAAGGTGCCCGGGATTGGGCCCAAGACTGCAACGGAGTTGCTGACGCAATTCGGTGACGTGGAGACGCTGCTCTCCCGGCTGGACGAGGTGAAGAAGCCGAAGATTCGCGAGGCCCTCGCTTCGCACCGCGAGAGCCTCTTGCGGGCTCGGCAGCTCGTCACGTTCAACACGGAGCTGGCGCTGGACGTGGCGCTGGAGGACCTCGTCTGGCGCGAGCCGGATGCCAAGCGCGCGCGGGACTTGTTCACCGAGCTGGAGTTCTTCGCGCTGCTGCGCGACCTGCCGCAAGAGGAGGCCCCGGAGGTGGCGCCGCTCGTCACGACGACCACCTTCGTCACCACGGAGGACGAGGTGAAGGCGCTCGCGGACGCGGTTCGCGCGGCGGGTGACGTCACGCTGGTGCCGGCCTTCGAGGGCATGCCCTTCGCGGCCTCGCTGGTGGGCCTGGGCGTGGCGCTGCCGGAGGGGCCGACCCGGTATGTTCCGCTGCGCCACCAGCAGCTTGGCGTGGCACAGTTGCGGCCCGAGGCCTTCGTCTCCGCGATGAAGCCCGTGCTGGAGGACGCGGCCATCAAGAAGGGGGGGCATGACCTGAAGGCGCTGACGCTCCTGCTCGCCTCCGAGGGCATCGCGCTGAGCGGCGGACAGGACGATGTGGAGCTGCTCAGCTACCTGCTCAATCCCTCGCGGCGCGAGCACGCGCTGGCGGACCTGGCTCGTGAGCGGCTGCGCGCGGAGTTGCCCGCGCTGCCCGCGGTGACGGAGGGCCGCAAGGGCAGGGCGTTGGCGGACCACGCACCGGAAGAGGTGGGCGCGGCCTATGCGGTGCGCGCGGATGCGGCACGTCGGCTGGCTCCTGAACTCTGGCGTGAGTTGGAGGCCGCGAACCTCGCGTCGCTGGCGCGCACGATGGAGCTGCCGCTCCTGCCCATCCTCGCGAAGATGGAGCGCCGGGGCGTGAGGCTGGATGTGCCCGAGCTGTCCCTCATCTCCACGCGCGTGGACGCCGAGGTGACGGCGCGCGAGAAGGCCTGCCACGTGGCGGCGGGCCATGAGTTCAACGTGGGCTCCAATCCGCAGCTCGCGCAGGTGCTGTACGAGGAGAAGAAGCTCCCCATCCTCAAGCGCGGCAAGACGGGCCCGTCCACGGATCAGGAAGTGCTGGAGAAGCTGGCGGACGAGCACGGCAGCGAGCTGGCTCGCGCCATCATCGAGTACCGCTCCTTGTCCAAGCTCAAGAGCACCTACCTGGACACGCTGCCGTCGCTGGTGGCGCGCGACGGGCGCATCCACACGACCTACCACCAGGCCGCCACCGCCACCGGGCGCCTGTCCTCGTCGGATCCCAACCTGCAGAACATCCCCGTGCGCACGGAGGTGGGCCGCGAGATTCGCCGCGCCTTCGTGGCGGAGCCGGGGCATCAGCTCGTCAGCGCGGACTACAGCCAGGTGGAGCTGCGGCTGCTGGCTCACATCGCTGAGGACCCGGTCCTCATCGAGGCGTTCCTCCACGACGAGGACATCCACAGTCGCACGGCGGCCGAGGTCTTCGGCGTGACGCCCGCGCAGGTGGACCGCGAGCAGCGGCGCGTGGCGAAGATGGTGAACTTCGGCATCGCGTACGGACTGTCCCCGCATGGCCTGTCCACGCGACTGGGCATCTCCCAGGAGTCCGCGCGCGACGTCATCGAGCGCTACTTCACGCGCTACGCGGGCATCCGGCGCTACCTGCTGGAGACCGTGGAGAAGGCCCGCAAGGTGGGCTACGTGGAGACGCTCTACGGTCGCCGCCGGCTCATGGGCGACCTGCACTCGAAGAACCGAGGCGTGGCCCAGGCCGCCGAGCGCGCCGCCATCAACATGCCCATCCAGGGCACGGCCGCGGACTTGATGAAGATGGCCATGCTCGCGGTGGAGGATGCGCTCCGCAAGGAAGGCCTGCGCACCACGCTGCTGCTCCAGGTGCACGACGAACTGCTGTTCGAGGCGCCGGATGCGGAAGTGGAAGCGGTGAAGGCGCTCGCTGCCCGGTGCATGTCCTCGGTGGCGCAGCTCAAGGTTCCGCTCAAGGTGGACGTGGGCGCGGGGCGAAGCTGGGCGGATGCGCACTGA
- a CDS encoding prepilin peptidase, translating to MTPAQLALWTILGVALVISVVTDVLRRRILDVVTYPLVVVALGTRLATEGWGGLEQGLVSGAVSGLGLSLVLLPGALRGRMGWGDVKLMAGVGAVLGFPAVLAAAAFISLVGALQATVTLLWHGAVWDTLAAVGRRWAVRARLLREDADIGPRHSIPYGVAIALGTFWAMWWQHKSLG from the coding sequence ATGACACCTGCTCAGCTCGCGCTGTGGACGATCCTCGGAGTGGCACTGGTGATCTCGGTGGTGACGGATGTCCTGCGCCGCCGGATCCTGGATGTCGTCACCTACCCGCTCGTGGTGGTGGCGCTGGGCACGCGTCTGGCCACCGAGGGGTGGGGCGGTCTGGAGCAGGGGTTGGTGAGCGGGGCAGTGTCGGGACTGGGGCTGTCGTTGGTGCTCCTGCCCGGCGCGTTACGGGGGCGGATGGGGTGGGGTGACGTGAAGCTGATGGCCGGCGTGGGCGCGGTGCTGGGGTTCCCGGCGGTGCTCGCGGCGGCGGCCTTCATCTCGCTGGTGGGCGCGCTGCAGGCAACGGTGACGTTGCTGTGGCATGGCGCCGTGTGGGACACGCTGGCGGCGGTGGGGCGGCGGTGGGCGGTGCGGGCGCGGTTGTTGCGCGAGGACGCGGACATCGGGCCGCGGCACAGCATTCCCTACGGGGTGGCCATCGCGCTTGGCACCTTCTGGGCCATGTGGTGGCAGCACAAGAGTTTGGGTTAG
- a CDS encoding pilus assembly protein N-terminal domain-containing protein, translating into MYTRFTHAAALGALVALVASAPALAQEGSTVSLGVGTQKVVSIPGLSRVALGDPSVADVSTLGTSQLLITGKQEGKTTLLVWKTSGQRVSYNVTVRKQDPNEVISEIKRLLGEIEGVSVRMVGDRIYLDGQAYTTQDADRIEQVVSLYPNVKSFVKIAPNAKKLVAQNLNAAFQKAGLRNVQANVVGATIFLEGSVESQQDLQKAELITKAIGEKVENLLVVGIKRMILTEVQFVEIRRDSRDRYGIKYPTDITGTASIAANITQELFPGTFGQGASQIGIGAGSAFTVGFQSNDGYGRLLAQPKLVCASGEKAEFLAGGEVPIPLITNTQATVEFKPYGVILNIRPTADRNGNIQTEVEAEASEIDTSVAVSFGGSSAIPGFRTRKVKTNVTVRHGETIVLSGVFSHDEQKAVSKIPGLGNIPIVGELFKNRAFDTTKRELVIFVTPRIVNPDSDKVRTIIEDVKSRYKQARSEVNFNIFD; encoded by the coding sequence ATGTACACACGCTTCACGCACGCTGCGGCACTTGGCGCTCTCGTCGCTCTCGTGGCCAGTGCTCCGGCGCTGGCCCAGGAGGGCAGCACCGTCAGCCTGGGAGTGGGCACCCAGAAGGTGGTCAGCATCCCCGGCCTGAGCCGAGTCGCCCTTGGCGACCCGTCCGTCGCGGATGTGAGCACGCTGGGCACCAGCCAGCTGCTCATCACCGGTAAGCAGGAAGGCAAGACGACGCTGCTCGTCTGGAAGACGTCAGGCCAGCGCGTCAGCTACAACGTCACCGTCCGCAAGCAGGACCCCAACGAGGTCATCTCGGAGATCAAGCGACTCCTGGGAGAGATCGAGGGCGTCTCGGTGCGCATGGTGGGTGACCGCATCTACCTGGACGGTCAGGCCTACACGACGCAGGACGCGGACCGCATCGAGCAGGTGGTGAGCCTCTATCCGAACGTGAAGTCGTTCGTGAAGATCGCCCCCAACGCCAAGAAGCTGGTCGCGCAGAACCTCAACGCGGCCTTCCAGAAGGCCGGGCTGCGCAACGTGCAGGCCAACGTGGTGGGCGCCACCATCTTCCTGGAGGGCTCCGTGGAGAGCCAGCAGGACCTGCAGAAGGCCGAGCTCATCACCAAGGCCATCGGCGAGAAGGTGGAGAACCTGCTGGTGGTCGGCATCAAGCGGATGATCCTCACCGAGGTCCAGTTCGTCGAAATCCGCCGCGACAGCCGCGACCGGTACGGCATCAAGTACCCGACGGACATCACGGGCACGGCGAGCATCGCGGCCAACATCACCCAGGAGCTGTTCCCGGGCACGTTCGGGCAGGGCGCCTCGCAGATCGGCATCGGCGCGGGCTCGGCGTTCACGGTGGGCTTCCAGAGCAACGACGGCTACGGCCGCCTGCTCGCCCAGCCGAAGCTGGTGTGCGCCAGCGGTGAGAAGGCGGAGTTCCTGGCGGGCGGCGAGGTTCCCATCCCGCTCATCACGAACACGCAGGCCACGGTCGAGTTCAAGCCCTACGGCGTCATCCTGAACATCCGGCCCACGGCGGACCGCAACGGCAACATCCAGACCGAGGTCGAGGCCGAGGCGTCGGAGATCGACACGTCAGTGGCCGTCTCCTTCGGTGGTTCGTCCGCCATCCCCGGCTTCCGGACCCGCAAGGTGAAGACGAACGTCACCGTGCGCCACGGAGAGACCATCGTGCTGTCGGGTGTCTTCAGCCACGACGAGCAGAAGGCCGTCTCGAAGATTCCGGGCCTGGGCAACATCCCCATCGTGGGCGAGCTGTTCAAGAACCGCGCGTTCGACACGACCAAGCGCGAGCTGGTCATCTTCGTCACGCCGCGCATCGTGAACCCGGATTCCGACAAGGTCCGGACCATCATCGAGGACGTGAAGAGCCGCTACAAGCAGGCGCGCTCCGAGGTGAACTTCAACATCTTCGACTGA
- the tadA gene encoding Flp pilus assembly complex ATPase component TadA translates to MFLITLAEKGGGTEQREFDKNEITIGRLAGNDIVLAKGNVSKYHSRIVAKDGKCIIVDMKSTNGTFVNGKKIGAPQVLKPSDQIYIGDYIINAEILDEEAPAMTRTAAPEEEYYDEGGEEAYEQEEEEAYEEEAPEEAPAPAAPAKNMPASLAAAMAKNKKKVDPRLERYSRLQKEIHDRLIEYLDLRRMDMDRLGDEELWRRTEKAIRDIIDQMDADGELPEDVDREELLTDVINEALGLGPLEAFLASDEISEIMVNHANQIYIERKGKLTLSEKTFSSNQAVLGVIERIVAPIGRRIDESSPLVDARLKDGSRVNAIIPPLALKGPCITIRKFKKDSLKIQDLVKYKTLTAQMAEFLEMCVKARRNIVISGGTGSGKTTTLNIISSFIPDSERIVTVEDAAELQLPQDHWVQLESRPPNLEGKGAITIRDLVKNCLRMRPDRIVVGECRSGETLDMLQAMNTGHDGSLTTLHANTPRDAIARLETMVLMSGMELPVKAIREQIASAVHMIVQQTRFSDGTRKICYVTEVSGMEVDIVTLQDIFYFKQDGFTEDHKVRGRFVASGFVPKFYDELQRKGIPVNMSIFRED, encoded by the coding sequence ATGTTTCTGATCACCCTCGCGGAAAAGGGCGGCGGAACCGAGCAGCGTGAGTTCGACAAGAACGAGATCACGATCGGCCGTCTTGCAGGAAACGACATCGTCCTCGCGAAGGGCAACGTCTCCAAATACCACTCCCGCATCGTCGCGAAGGACGGCAAGTGCATCATCGTGGACATGAAGTCCACGAACGGCACCTTCGTGAACGGCAAGAAGATCGGCGCGCCGCAGGTGCTCAAGCCGTCCGATCAGATCTACATCGGCGACTACATCATCAACGCGGAGATCCTCGATGAGGAGGCGCCCGCGATGACGCGCACCGCCGCTCCCGAGGAGGAGTACTACGACGAGGGCGGCGAGGAGGCCTACGAGCAGGAGGAAGAGGAGGCCTACGAAGAAGAGGCGCCCGAAGAGGCACCTGCCCCGGCGGCTCCCGCGAAGAACATGCCTGCGTCGCTCGCCGCGGCGATGGCGAAGAACAAGAAGAAGGTGGACCCCCGGCTGGAGCGCTACTCGCGCTTGCAGAAGGAGATCCACGATCGGCTCATCGAGTACCTCGACCTGCGTCGCATGGACATGGACCGGCTCGGTGACGAGGAACTCTGGCGCCGCACCGAGAAGGCCATCCGCGACATCATCGACCAGATGGACGCGGACGGTGAGTTGCCCGAGGACGTGGACCGCGAGGAGCTGCTCACCGACGTCATCAACGAGGCGCTGGGCCTGGGGCCCCTCGAAGCGTTCCTCGCGTCGGATGAGATCAGCGAGATCATGGTGAACCACGCCAACCAGATCTACATCGAGCGCAAGGGCAAGCTGACGCTGTCGGAGAAGACGTTCTCGTCGAACCAGGCGGTGCTGGGCGTCATCGAGCGCATCGTGGCGCCCATCGGACGCCGCATCGACGAGTCGAGCCCGCTGGTGGACGCGCGCCTCAAGGACGGCAGCCGCGTGAACGCCATCATCCCGCCGCTGGCGCTCAAGGGCCCCTGCATCACCATCCGCAAGTTCAAGAAGGACTCGCTGAAGATCCAGGACCTGGTGAAGTACAAGACGCTCACCGCGCAGATGGCCGAGTTCCTGGAGATGTGCGTGAAGGCCCGGCGCAACATCGTCATCTCGGGCGGCACGGGCTCGGGGAAGACGACGACGCTGAACATCATCAGCTCGTTCATCCCCGACAGTGAGCGCATCGTCACGGTGGAGGACGCCGCGGAGCTCCAGCTGCCGCAGGACCACTGGGTGCAGCTGGAGAGCCGCCCGCCCAACCTGGAAGGCAAGGGCGCCATCACCATCCGCGACCTGGTGAAGAACTGCCTGCGCATGCGGCCGGACCGCATCGTCGTGGGTGAGTGCCGCTCGGGCGAGACGCTGGACATGCTCCAGGCCATGAACACCGGCCACGACGGTTCGCTCACCACGCTGCACGCGAACACGCCGCGAGACGCCATCGCTCGGCTGGAGACGATGGTGCTCATGTCCGGCATGGAGCTGCCGGTGAAGGCCATCCGCGAGCAGATCGCCAGCGCGGTGCACATGATCGTGCAGCAGACGCGCTTCTCCGACGGTACGCGGAAGATCTGCTACGTCACCGAGGTGTCGGGCATGGAGGTCGACATCGTGACCCTCCAGGACATCTTCTACTTCAAGCAGGACGGGTTCACGGAGGACCACAAGGTGCGTGGCCGCTTCGTGGCGTCGGGCTTCGTGCCGAAGTTCTACGACGAGCTTCAGCGCAAGGGCATTCCCGTGAACATGAGCATCTTCCGCGAGGACTGA